A stretch of the Staphylococcus sp. NRL 16/872 genome encodes the following:
- a CDS encoding SA1362 family protein, which yields MKNVIFYIVLAIAAIGLILNLNVFLMSFVKTIFTFAIIALIIYLIYYFFFLTEDQRKYRKAVRKYKRRNRK from the coding sequence TTGAAAAATGTTATTTTTTATATTGTTTTAGCGATTGCAGCGATTGGATTAATTTTAAATCTAAATGTATTTTTAATGTCGTTTGTTAAAACAATCTTTACTTTTGCAATTATTGCATTAATTATTTATTTAATTTATTACTTCTTCTTTCTTACTGAAGATCAAAGAAAGTATAGAAAAGCTGTAAGAAAGTACAAACGACGTAATCGCAAATAA
- the gcvPB gene encoding aminomethyl-transferring glycine dehydrogenase subunit GcvPB — protein MVVSKSSPLIFERSRAGRYAYSLPQSEIKGDSVESILDEKFIRKDKAEFPEVAELDLVRHYTELSNKNFGVDSGFYPLGSCTMKYNPKINERVARIPGFAESHPLQEEEQVQGSLEIIYSLQEELKEITGMDEVTLQPAAGAHGEWTALMIFKAYHIANGEGHRDEVIVPDSAHGTNPASASFAGFKAVTVKSNERGEVDIEDLKRVVNENTAAIMLTNPNTLGIFEKNIMEIREIVHEAGGLLYYDGANLNAIMDKVRPGDMGFDAVHLNLHKTFTGPHGGGGPGSGPVGVKKELASYLPKPMVVKDGDTFKYDNDIENSIGRVKPFYGNFGIYLRAYTYIRTMGAEGLREVSEAAVLNANYIKARLKERYEIPYDQYCKHEFVLSGSKQKEHGVRTLDMAKRLLDFGVHPPTIYFPLNVEEGMMIEPTETESKETLDYFIDAMIQIADEAENNPDTVLEAPHTTIIDRLDETTAARKPVLKFEKLHEEKQ, from the coding sequence ATGGTAGTAAGTAAATCAAGTCCATTAATTTTCGAAAGATCTAGAGCAGGTAGATATGCATATTCATTACCGCAAAGCGAAATTAAAGGTGATTCTGTTGAAAGCATTTTAGATGAAAAGTTCATCCGTAAAGATAAAGCAGAATTCCCAGAAGTAGCTGAATTAGATTTAGTACGTCATTACACTGAACTTTCAAATAAAAACTTTGGTGTAGATTCTGGTTTCTATCCACTAGGATCATGTACAATGAAATACAATCCAAAAATTAATGAAAGAGTAGCACGTATTCCAGGATTCGCTGAATCTCATCCATTACAAGAAGAAGAACAAGTACAAGGTTCTCTTGAAATTATTTATAGCTTACAAGAAGAGCTAAAAGAAATTACAGGTATGGATGAGGTTACATTACAACCTGCTGCTGGTGCTCATGGTGAATGGACAGCTTTAATGATCTTTAAAGCTTATCATATTGCTAATGGTGAAGGACATCGTGATGAAGTTATCGTTCCTGACTCAGCACATGGTACTAACCCAGCATCAGCTTCATTTGCAGGTTTCAAAGCTGTAACTGTTAAATCAAATGAACGTGGCGAAGTTGATATCGAAGATTTAAAACGCGTTGTAAACGAAAATACAGCAGCTATCATGTTAACAAACCCAAATACTTTAGGTATTTTCGAGAAAAACATTATGGAAATCCGTGAAATTGTTCACGAAGCAGGTGGTTTATTATACTATGATGGCGCAAACTTAAACGCTATTATGGATAAAGTTCGTCCTGGCGATATGGGATTTGACGCTGTACACTTAAACTTACACAAAACATTCACTGGTCCACACGGTGGTGGTGGCCCTGGTTCAGGTCCAGTAGGAGTTAAAAAAGAACTAGCAAGTTATCTTCCTAAACCGATGGTTGTTAAAGATGGCGATACTTTCAAATATGATAATGATATCGAAAATTCTATCGGTCGTGTAAAACCATTCTACGGTAACTTTGGAATCTACTTAAGAGCTTACACTTATATTAGAACTATGGGTGCTGAAGGCTTAAGAGAAGTTTCAGAAGCTGCTGTACTTAATGCAAACTATATTAAGGCACGCTTAAAAGAGCGTTATGAAATTCCTTATGATCAATATTGTAAACACGAATTTGTACTTAGTGGTTCTAAACAAAAAGAACATGGCGTTCGTACATTAGATATGGCTAAACGTTTATTAGACTTTGGTGTACATCCACCAACTATTTACTTCCCATTAAATGTTGAAGAGGGTATGATGATTGAGCCTACTGAAACTGAGTCTAAAGAAACATTAGATTACTTCATTGATGCAATGATACAAATTGCTGATGAAGCTGAAAATAATCCTGATACAGTTTTAGAAGCGCCTCATACTACAATTATTGATAGATTAGATGAAACTACTGCGGCTCGTAAACCAGTATTGAAATTCGAAAAATTACATGAAGAAAAACAATAA
- the accB gene encoding acetyl-CoA carboxylase biotin carboxyl carrier protein — protein sequence MNFKEIKELIEILDQSSLTEINIEDNKGSVVNLKKQKETEIITPQYAQPQAPVVAPQSSASQPQTTAETTQPSSSENVSETETNYQTINAPMVGTFYKSPSPEEDAYVKVGDKVSDDSTVCILEAMKLFNEIQAEVSGEIVEILVEDGQMVEYGQPLFKVK from the coding sequence ATGAATTTTAAAGAAATAAAAGAATTAATCGAAATTCTGGATCAATCAAGTTTAACTGAAATCAATATTGAAGATAATAAAGGTAGCGTAGTTAATTTAAAAAAACAAAAAGAAACTGAAATTATTACGCCACAATATGCGCAACCACAGGCTCCTGTAGTAGCGCCACAATCTTCAGCTTCTCAACCACAAACGACAGCTGAAACTACGCAACCATCAAGTTCTGAGAATGTTTCTGAGACAGAAACTAACTATCAAACAATTAATGCTCCTATGGTCGGTACATTTTATAAATCGCCGTCACCTGAAGAGGATGCATATGTTAAAGTAGGCGATAAAGTATCGGATGATTCAACAGTATGCATTTTAGAAGCTATGAAATTATTTAACGAAATACAAGCAGAGGTTTCTGGTGAAATCGTAGAAATATTAGTAGAAGACGGACAAATGGTAGAGTATGGCCAACCGTTATTTAAGGTGAAATAA
- a CDS encoding rhodanese-like domain-containing protein, with translation MNVSLIIALVIIVLIILYMLGNWFINKRAVTELEQNEFHKGLRKAQVIDVREKVDYDYGHINGARNIPISMFSQRFQGLRKDQPIYLCDANGVAGYRAARILKKNGYKDIYMLKGGYKKWTGKIKTKK, from the coding sequence ATGAATGTATCTTTGATTATAGCATTAGTTATTATAGTCTTAATTATTCTTTACATGCTAGGAAATTGGTTTATTAATAAACGTGCTGTGACAGAGTTAGAGCAAAACGAATTTCATAAAGGCTTAAGAAAAGCTCAAGTTATTGATGTACGTGAAAAAGTAGATTATGATTATGGACATATTAATGGAGCACGTAATATTCCAATTTCTATGTTTAGCCAAAGATTCCAAGGTTTAAGAAAAGATCAACCTATTTATCTTTGTGATGCTAATGGCGTTGCTGGTTATCGTGCAGCACGTATTCTTAAAAAGAATGGCTATAAAGATATTTATATGCTTAAAGGCGGATATAAAAAATGGACTGGCAAAATTAAAACTAAAAAATAG
- the efp gene encoding elongation factor P, with translation MISVNDFKTGLTISVDNGIWKVIDFQHVKPGKGSAFVRSKLRNLRTGAIQEKTFRAGEKVEQAMIENRRMQYLYADGDNHVFMDNETFDQTELSGDYLKDELKYLKANMEVQIQSYEGETIGVELPKTVELEVTETEPGIKGDTATGATKSATVETGYTLNVPLFVNEGDILVINTSDGSYISRG, from the coding sequence ATGATTTCGGTTAATGATTTTAAAACAGGTTTAACTATTTCTGTAGATAATGGTATTTGGAAAGTTATTGATTTCCAACACGTAAAACCAGGTAAAGGTTCTGCCTTTGTACGTTCTAAATTACGTAACTTAAGAACTGGCGCTATCCAAGAAAAAACATTTAGAGCTGGTGAAAAAGTAGAACAAGCTATGATTGAAAACCGTCGTATGCAATACTTATATGCTGATGGTGATAATCATGTATTCATGGATAACGAAACATTTGATCAAACTGAGTTATCTGGTGATTACTTAAAAGATGAATTAAAATACTTAAAAGCTAATATGGAAGTTCAAATTCAATCTTACGAAGGCGAAACAATTGGTGTTGAATTACCTAAGACTGTTGAATTAGAAGTTACAGAAACTGAACCTGGTATCAAAGGTGATACTGCAACTGGTGCTACTAAATCTGCGACAGTTGAAACTGGATATACGTTAAATGTTCCTTTATTCGTAAATGAAGGAGACATTTTAGTTATCAACACTAGCGATGGTAGCTATATTTCAAGAGGTTAA
- a CDS encoding aminopeptidase P family protein codes for MDKLAKIHELLNQQDLDAVVILSDYNRRYVSDFTGTSGALLISKNENKLITDFRYIEQATNQAVNFEIINRKGSINDEIISIINNQNFQKVGFEGRLVSYDTYQILNNTSAQLVSIGNEIEHIREIKTPEEIEKIKIAAKIVDDTYNYLLETVKVGMTEREVKALLESKMLELGADGPSFDTIVASGYRGALPHGVASDKVIEQGDMITLDFGAYYRGYCSDITRTFAIGEPDTKLKEIYDIVLKSQIKAINEIKPGMSVEEADALSRDYIDAHGYGAEFGHSLGHGIGLEIHEGPLLSKNANGTIEVNNCVTIEPGIYVDGLGGVRIEDDILITENGREVFTKCTKDLIIL; via the coding sequence ATGGATAAATTAGCAAAAATTCACGAATTACTTAACCAACAAGATTTAGACGCAGTTGTGATTTTATCAGACTATAACCGCAGATATGTTTCAGACTTTACAGGAACAAGTGGCGCACTTCTTATTTCTAAAAATGAAAATAAACTTATTACGGACTTCCGTTATATTGAACAAGCAACAAATCAAGCAGTCAATTTTGAAATTATTAATAGAAAAGGCAGTATTAATGATGAAATTATTTCAATCATAAATAATCAAAATTTTCAAAAAGTAGGGTTTGAAGGACGTTTAGTGAGTTATGATACATATCAAATTCTTAACAATACTTCGGCTCAATTGGTTAGTATAGGAAATGAAATTGAACATATCAGAGAAATTAAAACTCCTGAAGAAATAGAGAAAATTAAAATTGCTGCTAAAATTGTTGACGACACTTATAATTATCTATTAGAAACAGTTAAAGTTGGTATGACTGAAAGGGAAGTAAAAGCGTTATTAGAAAGTAAAATGTTAGAACTTGGTGCTGACGGTCCTTCATTCGATACAATCGTAGCTTCTGGCTATAGAGGTGCTTTACCTCATGGTGTCGCAAGCGATAAGGTAATTGAACAAGGAGATATGATCACTTTAGATTTTGGTGCATATTATAGAGGATATTGCTCTGATATCACACGAACTTTCGCTATAGGGGAACCTGATACTAAATTAAAAGAAATTTATGATATTGTCCTTAAATCTCAAATTAAAGCTATTAATGAAATTAAACCTGGTATGAGCGTAGAAGAAGCCGATGCATTATCTAGAGATTATATAGACGCACATGGTTATGGTGCAGAATTCGGCCATTCTTTAGGTCATGGTATTGGATTAGAAATTCATGAAGGACCATTATTGTCTAAAAATGCAAATGGTACAATTGAAGTAAATAACTGTGTTACTATTGAACCAGGTATTTATGTCGATGGTCTTGGTGGGGTACGTATTGAAGATGACATTTTAATCACTGAAAATGGTCGTGAAGTCTTTACTAAATGTACGAAAGACCTTATTATTTTATAG
- a CDS encoding biotin/lipoate A/B protein ligase family protein, which yields MTETWNFINTGSHDPYYNMAMDEALLNFVSRGEIDPVIRFYTWDPATLSVGYFQRLTKEIDIDKVKEKGFGLVRRQTGGRGVLHDKELTYSVIVSESHPNMPSTVTEAYRVISEGLLEGFKILGFEAYFAIPRSKEEREKLKQPRSAVCFDAPSWYELVVEGRKIAGSAQTRQKGVILQHGSLLQDVDVDELFDMFIFKNERLKDKMKKAFVDKAVAINDIADRFISIEEMETAFEEGFKKGLNIDFKPLTLTDAQLAEVKELEEKYRSDEWLYKK from the coding sequence ATGACTGAAACATGGAATTTTATTAATACTGGAAGTCATGACCCATATTATAATATGGCTATGGATGAAGCTTTATTAAATTTTGTTTCTAGAGGGGAAATTGATCCAGTAATAAGATTTTACACATGGGACCCTGCGACATTATCAGTAGGATATTTTCAAAGACTAACAAAAGAAATAGATATTGATAAAGTAAAAGAAAAAGGATTTGGCTTAGTACGTCGTCAGACAGGTGGCCGAGGCGTTTTACATGATAAAGAATTAACGTACAGTGTTATCGTTTCAGAATCACATCCCAATATGCCATCTACTGTAACCGAAGCTTATCGTGTTATTTCAGAAGGTTTATTAGAAGGATTTAAGATATTAGGATTTGAAGCATATTTTGCCATACCTCGTTCAAAAGAAGAACGAGAAAAATTAAAACAACCTAGAAGTGCTGTTTGCTTTGATGCGCCAAGTTGGTATGAGCTTGTGGTTGAAGGACGTAAAATAGCAGGCAGTGCCCAAACTCGCCAAAAAGGTGTTATTCTACAACACGGTTCGTTACTACAAGATGTTGACGTCGATGAACTATTTGACATGTTTATCTTCAAAAATGAACGTTTAAAAGATAAAATGAAAAAAGCATTTGTAGATAAAGCTGTGGCAATAAATGATATTGCAGATCGATTTATTTCTATTGAAGAAATGGAAACAGCATTTGAAGAAGGCTTCAAAAAAGGTTTAAATATTGATTTTAAACCGTTAACTTTAACGGATGCACAATTAGCAGAAGTTAAAGAACTCGAGGAAAAATATCGTTCTGATGAATGGTTATATAAAAAATAA